One region of Prinia subflava isolate CZ2003 ecotype Zambia chromosome 6, Cam_Psub_1.2, whole genome shotgun sequence genomic DNA includes:
- the KALRN gene encoding kalirin isoform X4 encodes MKAGRRGYPARSGVGWLLAKCCCCCSCTDAYSVSSNDNGGKSDSVANLQPQPSLNSIQSSPGPKRSTNTLKKWLTSPVRRLNSGKTESHIKKQKKVRDGRKSFDLGSPKTGDETTPQGDSADEKSKKGWGEDEPDEESHTPLPPPMKIFDNDPTQDDMTLEGGSYRGGLKDATGCLNEGVTPSTPPRNLEEEQKAKAMRGRMFVLNELVQTEKDYVKDLGTVVEGFMKRMEEKGVSEDMKGKDKIVFGNIHQIYDWHKDFFLVELEKCLQEPERLAQLFIKHERRLHMYVVYCQNKPRSEYIVAEYETYFEEIQQEISQRLTISDFLIKPIQRITKYQLLLKDFLRYSEKAGLECSEIEKAVELMCLVPKRCNDMMNLGRLQGFEGKLTAQGKLLQQDTFYVTEQDSGVQSRPKERRVFLFEQIVIFSELLRKGSLTPGYMFKKSIKMNYLIIEENVDNDPCKFALMSRETSDRVILQAANPEIQQAWVQDINQVLDTQRDFLNALQSPIEYQRKENSAAVLRPQAGRLPQPNTRPHSSIPVGSEKPLKATSRNPSLPPLKISTSNGSTGYEHSQPGDKYEQSKTDLGGCNGTSSMVVIKDYYALKEDEICVNQGEVVQILAINQQNMFLVYQPANDHSPAAEGWIPGSILAPLPKSTADNSDGSIK; translated from the exons ACGCATATTCCGTCTCTTCCAATGACAACGGGGGCAAGTCTGACTCCGTGGCCAACCTACAACCTCAGCCATCCCTCAACTCCATCCAGAGCTCGCCGGGCCCCAAGCGCTCCACCAACACCCTGAAGAAATGGCTGACCAGCCCCGTGCGCCGCCTCAACAGCGGCAAGACCGAGAGCCACATCAAGAAACAGAAGAAGGTGCGAGATGGCAGGAAGAGCTTTGACCTGGGCTCTCCGAAGACTGGAGATGAAACCACTCCCCAGGGAGACAGCGCAGACGAG AAGAGCAAGAAGGGCTGGGGAGAAGATGAACCAGATGAAGAGTCTCACacacctcttcctcctcctatGAAAATTTTTGACAATGATCCAACCCAAGATGATATG accCTTGAAGGAGGATCTTACCGAGGAGGCTTAAAAGATGCCACTGGCTGCTTAAATGAAGGAGTGACACCTTCAACTCCCCCACGAAACCTTGAAGAGGAACAAAAAGCCAAAGCAATGAGAGGCAGAAT GTTTGTCTTAAATGAGCTGGTGCAGACTGAAAAAGACTACGTCAAAGACTTGGGAACTGTTGTGGAG GGCTTCATGAAGAggatggaagaaaaaggagtttCTGAAGATATGAAAGGGAAAGACAAGATTGTATTTGGCAATATTCACCAGATCTATGACTGGCACAAAGA ctttttcctGGTTGAACTGGAAAAATGTCTTCAAGAACCTGAGCGTTTAGCACAGCTTTTTATTAAGCAt GAGCGGCGATTGCACATGTATGTGGTGTATTGCCAAAACAAGCCCCGGTCTGAGTATATAGTGGCTGAGTATGAAACGTACTTTGAG GAGattcagcaggaaataagcCAACGGCTGACCATCAGTGACTTTCTGATTAAACCCATTCAAAGAATAACTAAATACCAGCTTCTTCTCAAG gACTTCCTGAGGTACAGTGAAAAAGCTGGTCTGGAGTGCTCCGAGATAGAG AAAGCAGTGGAATTAATGTGCCTTGTACCAAAACGTTGCAATGACATGATGAACCTGGGCCGTCTCCAAGGCTTTGAG GGCAAACTGACAGCCCAAGgcaagctgctgcagcaggacaccTTCTACGTGACAGAGCAGGATTCCGGGGTGCAGTCGCGACCCAAGGAGCGCAGGGTGTTTCTCTTTGAGCAGATAGTTATCTTCAGTGAACTCCTTAGGAAAGGATCCCTAACACCAGGATACATGTTCAAGAAAAGCATAAAG ATGAACTACCTTATCATTGAAGAAAATGTGGACAATGATCCCTGCAAGTTTGCCCTAATGAGCCGGGAAACATCAGACAGAGTCATTTTGCAGGCAGCTAATCCAGAAATTCAACAAGCTTGGGTACAGGACATCAACCAGGTCCTGGACACACAGCGAGATTTCCTGAACG CGCTGCAGTCGCCCATCGAGTACCAACGCAAGGAGAACAGCGCGGCGGTGCTGCGGCCCCAGGCCGGCAGGCTCCCTCAGCCCAACACCAGGCCCCACTCTTCTATTCCAGTAGGGTCTGAGAAGCCTTTGAAGGCTACAAGCCGAAACCCATCCCTCCCACCCCTGAAGATATCTACCTCCAATGGCAGCACAGGGTATGAGCACTCACAGCCCGGAGACAAGTATGAACAGAGCAAG ACTGATTTGGGAGGGTGCAATGGGACCTCTTCCATGGTGGTGATTAAAGATTACTATGCACTGAAGGAGGATGAGATCTGTGTGAATCAAGGAGAGGTGGTTCAGATCCTTGCTATCAACCAGCAGAACATGTTCCTGGTGTACCAGCCCGCCAACGACCACTCTCCAGCCGCTGAAGGATGGATCCCTGGCAGTATCTTGGCTCCCCTCCCTAAATCCACTGCAGATAATAGCGATGGAAGCATCAAGTAA